One window of Xanthobacter dioxanivorans genomic DNA carries:
- a CDS encoding MbcA/ParS/Xre antitoxin family protein yields the protein MGLAQYADDGLFAPRRIAEAFRTTSEEIARTAGLGKDAIQRRDRIRSDKTQRRLREMIEVINKVEPRFGSALMAYAWYRSEPLPGFSGQTAMQLVRGGRADDVLDYIDAVDAGVHA from the coding sequence ATGGGCCTCGCCCAATATGCCGACGACGGCCTTTTCGCGCCGCGGCGCATCGCGGAAGCCTTCCGGACGACGAGCGAGGAAATCGCCCGCACGGCAGGTCTCGGCAAGGACGCGATCCAGCGTCGAGACCGGATCCGCTCGGACAAGACCCAGCGCCGGCTTCGCGAGATGATCGAGGTGATCAACAAGGTCGAGCCGCGCTTCGGCTCGGCGCTGATGGCCTATGCTTGGTATCGATCGGAGCCCTTGCCGGGATTTTCCGGCCAGACGGCGATGCAGCTCGTCCGCGGCGGCCGGGCCGACGATGTGCTCGACTATATCGACGCTGTCGACGCCGGCGTTCACGCCTGA
- a CDS encoding RES family NAD+ phosphorylase has product MRHDGKLYRALNPIYAHEPLSGRGAELYGGRFNPKGVPALYTSLSVMTALREANQVGNLQPTTLVAYEAEIDGIFDCRDDVALAAEGMNAAAIADTTWRDQMRTDGEAKTQALARRLIGAGYNGLLVRSFAAGSTVEDLNLVLWRWSNAPPARLALIDDENRLSR; this is encoded by the coding sequence ATGCGCCATGACGGCAAGCTCTACCGGGCACTGAACCCGATCTATGCCCACGAACCGCTGTCGGGCCGCGGCGCCGAACTCTATGGCGGACGCTTCAATCCGAAAGGCGTGCCAGCCCTCTACACCTCGCTGTCGGTCATGACGGCGCTGCGCGAAGCCAATCAGGTCGGCAATCTTCAGCCGACGACGCTCGTCGCCTATGAGGCGGAGATCGACGGCATCTTCGACTGCCGCGATGATGTCGCGCTGGCGGCAGAGGGAATGAATGCGGCGGCGATCGCCGACACGACCTGGCGGGATCAGATGAGGACCGACGGCGAGGCGAAGACACAGGCTCTCGCCCGGCGCCTGATCGGCGCAGGCTATAACGGCCTGCTGGTCCGCAGCTTCGCCGCCGGCTCGACGGTGGAGGATTTGAACCTCGTCCTGTGGCGATGGTCCAACGCGCCGCCGGCACGGCTCGCGCTGATCGACGACGAGAACCGCCTGTCGCGCTGA